The proteins below come from a single Gordonia sp. X0973 genomic window:
- a CDS encoding class II fumarate hydratase, translating to MAEQEYRIEHDTMGEVKVPVDALWRAQTQRAVENFPISHRPLERTQIRALGLLKAACAQVNKDLGLLSAEKADAIIAAASEIADGKHDDQFPIDVFQTGSGTSSNMNANEVIASIAKAQGVDVHPNDDVNMSQSSNDTFPTATHVAATEAAVTQLIPALAHLHDALAAKSQEWRETVKSGRTHLMDAVPVTLGQEFGGYARQVQAGIERIESTLPRVGELPIGGTAVGTGLNAPDGFGTKVVAELVKLTSVDALRLAADNFEAQAARDGLVELSGQLKTIAVSLTKIANDIRWMGSGPLTGLGEIQLPDLQPGSSIMPGKVNPVLPEAVTQVAAQVIGNDAAVTWGGGNGAFELNVYIPMMARNVLESITLLTNVSRLFADRCISGLVAHTDRLRTLAESSPSIVTPLNSAIGYEEAAAVAKQALKEGKTIRQTVIDRGLIGDKLTEAELDARLDVLKMANLDRER from the coding sequence ATGGCAGAGCAGGAATACCGCATCGAGCACGACACGATGGGCGAGGTGAAAGTGCCCGTCGACGCGCTCTGGCGCGCACAGACCCAACGGGCCGTCGAGAACTTCCCCATCAGCCACCGCCCGCTGGAGCGCACCCAGATCCGCGCACTCGGCCTACTCAAGGCCGCCTGCGCCCAGGTCAACAAGGATCTCGGCCTGCTCAGCGCCGAGAAGGCCGACGCCATCATCGCCGCGGCATCAGAGATCGCCGACGGTAAGCATGACGACCAGTTCCCGATCGACGTCTTTCAGACCGGGTCGGGCACCAGTTCCAACATGAACGCCAACGAGGTGATCGCGTCGATCGCCAAGGCCCAGGGCGTCGACGTCCACCCCAACGACGACGTCAACATGTCGCAGTCGTCCAATGACACCTTCCCCACCGCGACGCACGTCGCCGCCACCGAGGCCGCGGTCACGCAGCTCATCCCCGCCCTCGCGCATCTACACGACGCCTTGGCCGCCAAGTCGCAAGAGTGGCGGGAAACGGTCAAGAGCGGGCGCACCCACCTGATGGACGCCGTGCCGGTCACTCTCGGTCAGGAATTCGGCGGGTACGCCCGTCAGGTCCAGGCCGGCATCGAGCGCATCGAATCGACGCTCCCCCGCGTCGGGGAACTGCCGATCGGCGGCACCGCTGTCGGCACCGGGCTCAACGCCCCCGACGGTTTCGGCACCAAGGTCGTCGCGGAACTCGTGAAGTTGACCAGCGTCGACGCGCTACGCCTCGCGGCCGACAACTTCGAGGCGCAGGCCGCCCGCGACGGCCTCGTCGAACTGTCCGGCCAGTTGAAGACGATCGCCGTCTCGCTCACCAAGATCGCCAACGACATCCGGTGGATGGGTTCCGGCCCGCTGACCGGCCTGGGCGAGATCCAGCTCCCCGACCTGCAGCCGGGCAGCTCGATCATGCCGGGCAAGGTGAACCCGGTGCTTCCCGAGGCGGTCACCCAGGTCGCGGCCCAGGTCATCGGCAACGACGCCGCCGTCACCTGGGGCGGCGGCAACGGCGCCTTCGAGTTGAACGTCTACATCCCGATGATGGCCCGCAACGTGCTGGAATCGATCACCCTGCTGACCAACGTGTCGCGCCTCTTCGCCGACCGGTGCATCAGCGGACTGGTCGCCCACACCGACCGCCTGCGCACCCTTGCGGAGAGCTCCCCGTCGATCGTGACGCCACTCAACAGCGCGATCGGCTACGAGGAGGCCGCCGCCGTCGCCAAGCAGGCGCTCAAGGAGGGCAAGACGATCCGCCAGACCGTGATCGACCGCGGCCTGATCGGCGACAAGCTGACCGAGGCGGAACTCGACGCTCGCCTGGACGTCCTGAAAATGGCCAATCTCGACCGGGAGCGCTGA
- a CDS encoding sensor histidine kinase translates to MRSTNPHPLAGDRYMRWAGHLLFGVLMGVGVARVLTSEGAVLIPVLCAAALCAWYVAGAVLLRADHSRFAILWLIVLVGGWALLATFWPGFVWVAFVLAMLCWHFLPVVAAIPVEIAVAAVAATASQRLGPSGPGAVIGPLIGIASAIAVTETLHRVVASAQRREELNRRLLETQEQLSRQRRDADILAERERLGSEVHDGAGQALAGIVMLLQSATDETTPAAQRLTQTRTALDMASSALAQTRDFLRGIDSRPSADSLSAAVGDAVDQARSLGLPTRLQTHGDPITTTPEIRDALIRAANEALRNAARHSGADQAIVTLTSLGDEIHLDVVDNGRGMPARPTGTGTGFGLAALRSRIQRLGGAVTIDSEPGDGTTVHVCLPVGNQSEVRS, encoded by the coding sequence GTGCGCTCGACCAACCCCCACCCCCTCGCCGGCGACCGCTACATGCGGTGGGCCGGCCATCTGCTCTTCGGCGTCCTCATGGGGGTGGGCGTGGCACGTGTTCTCACGTCGGAGGGGGCCGTGTTGATCCCCGTGCTCTGTGCCGCCGCGCTCTGCGCCTGGTACGTCGCGGGGGCGGTCCTCCTCCGCGCCGACCATTCACGCTTCGCGATCCTATGGCTGATCGTCCTCGTCGGCGGCTGGGCGCTGCTGGCCACCTTTTGGCCCGGCTTCGTGTGGGTGGCTTTCGTCCTCGCCATGCTGTGCTGGCACTTCCTGCCGGTCGTCGCCGCGATACCCGTCGAGATCGCCGTCGCAGCCGTTGCCGCGACCGCGTCCCAGCGGCTGGGACCGTCCGGCCCCGGCGCGGTCATCGGTCCGCTCATCGGTATCGCTTCGGCAATCGCGGTCACCGAAACCCTGCACCGCGTCGTGGCCTCGGCCCAGCGGCGCGAGGAATTGAACCGCCGGCTGTTGGAGACCCAAGAACAGTTGTCCCGACAGCGCCGCGACGCCGACATACTCGCAGAGCGGGAACGACTCGGCAGCGAGGTCCACGACGGCGCCGGGCAGGCGTTGGCCGGCATCGTCATGCTCCTGCAGTCGGCGACCGACGAGACGACGCCGGCGGCGCAACGACTGACGCAGACGCGCACGGCTCTCGACATGGCGTCGAGCGCGCTGGCGCAGACCCGAGACTTCTTGCGGGGCATCGACTCTCGACCATCCGCGGATTCACTCTCGGCGGCGGTCGGCGATGCGGTCGACCAGGCCCGCAGCCTGGGCCTGCCCACGCGGTTGCAGACTCATGGCGACCCGATCACGACAACCCCCGAGATCCGGGATGCGCTGATCCGCGCCGCCAACGAGGCACTGCGCAACGCCGCCCGCCACTCTGGCGCCGACCAGGCAATCGTCACCCTCACCTCGCTCGGCGACGAGATCCATCTCGATGTCGTCGACAATGGGCGCGGTATGCCCGCACGCCCGACCGGAACAGGCACCGGATTCGGATTGGCGGCGCTGCGGTCACGGATTCAGCGGCTCGGCGGAGCGGTCACCATCGACTCCGAGCCCGGTGACGGCACCACCGTCCATGTCTGTCTGCCCGTCGGCAACCAGTCGGAGGTCCGCAGTTGA
- a CDS encoding FtsX-like permease family protein, with amino-acid sequence MGSTEMEVQMYIGWREIRRSAGKFGLMVGVIALLAFLVVMLSALTAGLGWQSSSAVQRLPGVGLIVQRDAGGTPVNLVDSRLDETVVAQVGEADPQARPLGIAMAGLSARHLDAAVALVGREGAAPGVTINAATASTLGVRVGDPVSVGGVSTTVTAIADTAMFAHAQVAEVPIAVWRVAAHRTEPSAMILTREVGPISGASTAIGGSRLNLIPGYASEHGSLLLIQGLLVVIAAVVVGAFFAVWTSQRLVGLAVVRAMGAGRGYLLADGLGQVAAILAVGLVLGTAAGGGLAGAVAGVVPISLTASGVALPVAIMAVLGLVGALLALRPLTSVDPLTALNR; translated from the coding sequence GTGGGAAGCACCGAAATGGAGGTGCAGATGTACATCGGATGGCGCGAGATCCGTCGATCGGCGGGCAAGTTCGGACTGATGGTCGGCGTGATCGCGCTCTTGGCTTTCCTGGTGGTCATGTTGTCGGCGTTGACGGCAGGACTGGGGTGGCAATCCTCGTCGGCAGTCCAACGACTGCCGGGCGTCGGACTGATCGTTCAGCGCGACGCCGGGGGGACCCCGGTCAACCTGGTCGACAGCCGACTCGACGAGACCGTGGTCGCGCAGGTCGGCGAAGCCGACCCGCAGGCGCGACCGTTGGGGATCGCCATGGCGGGACTCTCCGCTCGGCACCTCGACGCCGCGGTTGCCCTCGTCGGGCGGGAAGGCGCTGCCCCAGGTGTGACGATCAACGCTGCGACCGCCTCGACCCTCGGTGTACGCGTGGGCGACCCGGTCTCCGTCGGCGGCGTTTCAACGACGGTGACCGCGATCGCCGACACCGCGATGTTCGCGCACGCCCAAGTGGCCGAGGTGCCGATCGCCGTGTGGCGCGTCGCGGCACATCGCACCGAACCGAGCGCCATGATCCTCACGCGCGAAGTCGGACCGATCTCCGGGGCGTCGACGGCCATCGGGGGGAGCCGTCTGAACCTGATCCCCGGCTACGCCTCCGAGCACGGCTCGCTGCTGCTTATCCAGGGACTGTTGGTGGTCATCGCGGCGGTCGTCGTGGGGGCCTTCTTCGCCGTGTGGACCAGTCAGCGGCTGGTCGGCCTCGCCGTCGTACGAGCGATGGGCGCTGGACGCGGGTACCTACTAGCCGACGGACTCGGCCAAGTAGCGGCAATTCTCGCTGTCGGATTGGTCCTGGGTACCGCCGCTGGCGGAGGGCTCGCCGGCGCCGTCGCGGGCGTGGTGCCGATCTCTCTCACAGCGAGCGGTGTCGCGCTCCCCGTAGCGATCATGGCTGTCCTCGGACTGGTCGGTGCGTTGCTCGCGCTGCGGCCGTTGACCTCCGTCGACCCTTTGACCGCCCTCAACCGTTAG
- a CDS encoding response regulator transcription factor, whose amino-acid sequence MIHVMLVDDHPIVRAGLRAVLDPVDDIEIVAEAESAQEAVELASRHRPDVVLMDLRLRSGADTGADGVGATARIRALDDAPRVIILTTYASDADIVRAVDAGATGYLLKDTAPDNLISGIREAAVGATVLGPPVAARLLDRMASPTQALTVRELDIVEQLTVGGSNREIARRLFISEATVKSHLVHIFDKLGVNSRTKVIALARERGLID is encoded by the coding sequence TTGATCCACGTCATGCTGGTCGACGACCATCCCATCGTCCGGGCCGGGTTGCGTGCGGTACTCGATCCGGTCGACGACATCGAGATCGTCGCCGAAGCCGAGTCGGCGCAGGAAGCCGTCGAGCTCGCGAGCCGCCACCGCCCCGATGTCGTCCTCATGGACCTGCGCCTGCGCAGCGGTGCCGATACCGGCGCCGACGGCGTTGGTGCCACCGCCCGCATCCGAGCCCTCGACGACGCACCTCGAGTCATCATCCTGACCACCTACGCTTCCGACGCCGACATCGTGCGCGCGGTCGACGCCGGCGCCACCGGCTATCTACTCAAGGACACGGCACCGGACAACCTGATCTCCGGAATTCGGGAAGCCGCGGTGGGCGCGACGGTCCTCGGGCCGCCGGTCGCCGCCCGGCTCCTGGACCGGATGGCGTCGCCGACACAGGCGTTGACCGTGCGCGAACTGGACATCGTCGAGCAACTCACGGTCGGCGGATCAAACCGGGAGATCGCGCGCCGCCTGTTCATCTCCGAGGCGACGGTCAAATCGCACCTGGTCCACATCTTCGACAAGCTGGGGGTCAACAGCCGCACCAAGGTCATCGCGCTGGCGCGCGAACGCGGTCTGATCGATTAG
- a CDS encoding fumarate hydratase has translation MSTPAQAPEFLYSDLLPTGPDETPYRLITTEGVSTFEVDGRKFLTVSPEAITALTEEAMHDISHYLRPAHLKQLRKIIDDPEASGNDRFVALDLLKNVNISAGGVLPMCQDTGTAIIMGKKGEGVLTGADDAEAISRGVYDAYTKLNLRYSQLAPLTVYDEKNTGTNLPAQVEIYATGQGPKGPEYKFLFMAKGGGSANKSFLFQETKAILNPKRLLEFLDEKIRSLGTAACPPYHLAVVIGGTSAEFALKTAKYASAHYIDTLPTEGSMSGHGFRDRELEEEVFKLTQSFGIGAQFGGKYFCHDVRVIRLPRHGASCPVAIAVSCSADRQALGKITADGVFLEQLETDPAQYMPDAGVAEDIEGGQVVEIDLNRPMAEILAELSKYPVKTRLSLTGPLVVARDIAHAKIAERLDAGEPMPQYLKDHPVYYAGPAKTPEGMASGSFGPTTAGRMDSYVEQFQAAGGSMVMLAKGNRSKQVTQACDAHGGFYLGSIGGPAARLALDCIKSQEVIEYPELGMEAVWKIEVENFPAFIVVDDKGNDFFTDPSGTVNVPISGVRIRSKER, from the coding sequence GTGAGCACTCCAGCCCAGGCTCCGGAATTCCTGTACTCCGACCTGCTTCCCACCGGCCCGGATGAGACGCCCTACCGGCTCATCACCACCGAAGGCGTGTCGACGTTCGAGGTCGACGGTCGCAAGTTCTTGACGGTGTCGCCGGAGGCCATCACCGCGCTGACCGAAGAGGCGATGCACGACATCAGCCACTACCTGCGCCCAGCGCATCTGAAGCAGCTCCGCAAGATCATCGACGACCCGGAGGCCTCGGGCAACGACCGCTTCGTCGCGCTCGACCTGCTCAAGAACGTCAACATCTCCGCCGGCGGCGTGCTGCCGATGTGCCAGGACACCGGCACCGCCATCATCATGGGCAAGAAGGGCGAGGGCGTGCTGACCGGCGCCGACGACGCCGAAGCGATCTCGCGCGGTGTCTACGACGCCTACACCAAGCTCAACCTGCGCTATTCGCAGCTGGCGCCGCTCACCGTCTACGACGAGAAGAACACCGGCACCAACCTGCCCGCCCAGGTAGAGATCTACGCGACCGGGCAGGGCCCGAAGGGGCCGGAGTACAAGTTCCTGTTCATGGCCAAGGGCGGCGGATCGGCCAACAAGTCCTTCCTGTTCCAGGAGACCAAGGCGATCCTGAACCCCAAGCGCCTGCTCGAATTCCTCGACGAGAAGATCCGCTCGCTGGGAACCGCGGCCTGCCCGCCCTACCACCTGGCCGTCGTAATCGGCGGGACCTCGGCGGAGTTCGCGCTCAAGACGGCCAAGTACGCGTCGGCGCACTACATCGACACCCTGCCCACCGAGGGCTCGATGTCCGGGCACGGCTTCCGCGACCGCGAGCTGGAGGAGGAAGTCTTCAAGCTGACCCAGTCCTTCGGGATCGGCGCGCAGTTCGGCGGCAAGTATTTCTGCCACGACGTCCGCGTCATCCGGCTGCCCCGACACGGCGCGTCCTGCCCCGTCGCGATCGCCGTCTCGTGTTCGGCCGACCGTCAGGCGCTGGGCAAGATCACCGCCGACGGGGTGTTCCTCGAGCAGCTCGAGACCGACCCCGCGCAGTACATGCCCGACGCCGGGGTGGCCGAGGACATCGAGGGCGGGCAGGTGGTCGAGATCGACTTGAACCGGCCGATGGCCGAGATCCTCGCCGAGTTGAGCAAGTACCCGGTGAAGACGCGGCTGTCGCTGACCGGCCCGCTCGTCGTCGCCCGCGACATCGCGCACGCGAAGATCGCCGAGCGCCTCGACGCCGGGGAGCCGATGCCGCAGTACCTGAAGGATCACCCGGTGTACTACGCCGGACCCGCCAAGACCCCGGAGGGCATGGCCTCTGGATCCTTCGGACCCACCACCGCCGGGCGCATGGACTCCTACGTCGAGCAGTTCCAGGCCGCCGGCGGATCGATGGTCATGCTCGCCAAGGGCAACCGCTCCAAGCAGGTCACGCAGGCGTGCGACGCGCACGGCGGCTTCTACCTCGGTTCCATCGGTGGCCCGGCCGCGCGCCTGGCGCTCGACTGCATCAAGAGCCAGGAAGTGATCGAGTACCCCGAACTCGGGATGGAAGCGGTCTGGAAGATCGAGGTGGAGAACTTCCCCGCCTTCATCGTCGTCGACGACAAGGGCAACGACTTCTTCACCGACCCCTCGGGCACGGTCAACGTGCCGATCAGCGGCGTGCGAATCCGGTCGAAAGAGCGCTAA
- a CDS encoding patatin-like phospholipase family protein: MTTAFVLSGGANLGAMQVGMLAALAERGIAPDLLFGTSAGALNAAYLANRGTSPAVVESLGDVWRSLSAWQLFRPHAGQLFGALVGRQSALFSNRGMRTLIDEHLDFTLIERARTPLTVVATDLLTGEQVDLASGSAADAILASSAISGIFPAVELGGRLLVDGGVADNTPVSLAVESAADTIYVLPCGYPCALLKPPRTVADTILHTMSLLIQKRLVRDIREYADTADLRVLPPPCPLTIGALDFSRADELISRAYISANEFLDVDEGRRAKPADHIDMHTHA, translated from the coding sequence ATGACCACGGCCTTTGTCCTTTCCGGAGGCGCGAACCTGGGTGCGATGCAGGTGGGGATGCTGGCAGCCCTCGCCGAGCGCGGCATCGCCCCGGATCTGCTGTTCGGCACGTCGGCCGGGGCGCTCAACGCCGCCTACCTCGCCAACCGGGGCACGAGTCCTGCCGTCGTCGAGTCACTCGGCGACGTGTGGCGTTCGCTGAGCGCCTGGCAACTGTTCCGACCGCATGCCGGACAGTTGTTCGGCGCACTCGTCGGCCGCCAATCGGCCCTGTTCAGCAACCGGGGTATGCGCACCCTCATCGATGAACACCTCGACTTCACCCTGATCGAGCGGGCCCGGACGCCGCTGACCGTGGTGGCCACCGACCTGCTGACCGGCGAACAGGTCGACCTCGCCTCCGGGTCGGCGGCCGACGCGATATTGGCGAGCAGCGCGATCTCGGGGATCTTCCCGGCCGTCGAACTGGGCGGCCGGCTCCTCGTCGACGGCGGGGTCGCCGACAACACGCCGGTCTCGCTGGCCGTCGAATCGGCCGCCGACACGATCTACGTCCTGCCGTGCGGCTATCCGTGCGCGCTTCTCAAGCCGCCGCGGACGGTCGCCGACACGATTCTGCACACCATGTCGCTACTGATCCAGAAACGCCTCGTCCGCGACATCCGGGAGTACGCCGACACCGCCGACCTGCGCGTGCTGCCACCACCGTGCCCGTTGACGATCGGGGCGTTGGACTTCTCCCGCGCCGACGAACTCATCAGCCGGGCCTACATCTCCGCGAACGAGTTCCTCGACGTCGACGAGGGCCGGCGCGCCAAGCCGGCCGACCACATCGACATGCACACGCACGCATGA
- a CDS encoding beta-propeller fold lactonase family protein, with amino-acid sequence MHPPRFLSVLTALSAAALMSVGALPSSSAVAEPPAKHFLITAGDASMGLSVMRVHDDGALTPTPGSPFRTGFGILGISVSPDKKKLYVPHVGDGAVSAFRIDDAGSLHLLNTVAVGGAPTGARVTPDGKHLYVVLGGFPGQVATLAITPSGALRPLNRPRPAIGTPSSAVGMASIDPDGRFLRVTSYISTTLTSYALSPNGGARSIGTTPVAFGPVAPGYTPDGRFLYSSDEFGFGLSGFRIHADGSLTPTPGSPYPTGGVPHGVITSPDGKRLYVPNAVGTSIAAYRIHPDGRLTRIAGSPYPGPAGTLCGQVALHPSGKWLYDIDVLTVGITTRITTYRVRADGGLAPTNRPVVDTGVVMSDGPVVALT; translated from the coding sequence ATGCATCCTCCCCGATTCCTATCGGTCCTGACCGCCCTGAGTGCGGCAGCCCTGATGTCCGTCGGCGCACTACCGTCGTCGAGCGCGGTCGCCGAACCACCCGCCAAACACTTCCTGATCACCGCAGGCGACGCGTCGATGGGACTCAGCGTGATGCGCGTCCACGACGACGGCGCCCTGACGCCGACACCCGGCAGTCCCTTCCGCACCGGCTTCGGAATCCTCGGGATCTCGGTCTCGCCGGACAAGAAGAAGCTCTACGTCCCGCATGTCGGCGACGGCGCGGTCAGCGCGTTCCGGATCGACGACGCCGGTAGCCTGCACCTGCTCAACACGGTCGCCGTCGGCGGCGCCCCGACCGGGGCGCGCGTCACCCCCGACGGCAAGCACCTGTACGTCGTCCTCGGCGGCTTCCCCGGCCAGGTCGCCACGCTCGCGATCACCCCGTCGGGCGCACTGCGCCCCCTCAACCGGCCGCGGCCCGCCATCGGCACCCCGAGCAGCGCCGTCGGCATGGCCTCGATCGATCCGGACGGCAGATTCCTGCGCGTCACCAGCTACATCAGCACCACGCTGACCAGCTATGCGTTGAGCCCGAACGGCGGGGCACGCAGCATCGGCACCACCCCCGTCGCCTTCGGACCCGTGGCCCCCGGCTACACGCCCGACGGGAGATTCCTCTACTCCAGCGACGAATTCGGCTTCGGCCTGTCCGGGTTCCGCATCCACGCCGACGGCTCGCTCACCCCGACACCCGGCTCGCCGTATCCCACCGGTGGCGTGCCCCACGGCGTCATCACCAGCCCCGACGGCAAACGCCTCTACGTCCCCAACGCCGTCGGCACCTCGATCGCCGCCTACCGCATCCACCCCGACGGCCGGTTGACCCGCATCGCGGGATCACCGTACCCCGGGCCGGCCGGCACGCTGTGCGGACAGGTCGCGCTGCACCCGAGCGGCAAGTGGCTCTACGACATCGACGTCCTCACCGTCGGAATCACCACCCGGATCACCACCTACCGGGTGCGCGCCGACGGGGGCCTGGCACCGACCAATCGGCCCGTCGTCGACACCGGCGTCGTCATGTCCGACGGCCCGGTCGTCGCGTTGACCTGA
- a CDS encoding HNH endonuclease signature motif containing protein: MSPATSTDTRGMAAPRVEDSASARWADVSAAMAVFASDPAGGDAESTLAGVGACVRAESFIAWLRYRRSAELFDTVLAAMTDAGDDGLDLFDAHTQTATRLAMTMAISQGWAENLLGQGLALRDRLPRVDECLRDGLISPADARLIISRTELLADDETAPVDAGIATAIRTKPGAWSTSRIRNLADRIVFRHDPDAVRRARERSLAGRTTWTNPTANGMATIGASMTAENARIAHDAVTALAATACEHDTRSRDARASDAFYSLLTGQAFTCECGHKDCTADIPAPGQLATDTAGRIVVHVVCDEATATDSADHPGFLAGHGVISADHARDIINRPDSTVRPVAGRAAPADSSTPELPLYQPTNPYRPSAALDLFIRIRDGYCTVPGCDRPAFDAEIDHVVEYDHDSPATGGPTHPDYLNAKCKFHHLLKTFSNWVDDQHTDADGHTRTTWATPERIIIDGPAENNADLFGGLVRYRWRTSETSAQTAPPTTPDRPRRVKTRTQRKHERRRAERTRNRRSRERSPRQPGDPPF, from the coding sequence ATGAGCCCCGCCACCAGCACCGACACCCGTGGTATGGCGGCTCCTCGCGTCGAGGATTCGGCGTCGGCACGTTGGGCCGATGTCAGCGCCGCGATGGCCGTCTTCGCGTCGGATCCCGCCGGCGGTGACGCGGAATCCACCCTTGCCGGGGTAGGGGCGTGTGTTCGTGCCGAGTCGTTTATCGCCTGGTTGCGCTATCGGCGCAGTGCCGAACTGTTCGACACGGTCCTCGCCGCCATGACCGATGCGGGCGACGACGGCCTCGACCTCTTCGACGCGCATACCCAGACCGCCACCCGCTTGGCAATGACCATGGCCATCTCCCAGGGCTGGGCCGAGAACCTGCTCGGTCAAGGGCTCGCGTTGCGCGACCGGCTCCCCCGTGTCGACGAGTGCCTGCGCGACGGCCTGATCTCTCCCGCCGACGCGCGACTCATCATCTCCCGCACCGAACTACTCGCCGACGACGAGACCGCACCGGTCGACGCCGGAATCGCCACCGCCATCCGCACCAAGCCCGGCGCCTGGTCCACCAGCCGCATCCGCAACCTGGCCGATCGGATCGTGTTCCGCCACGATCCCGACGCGGTGCGTCGTGCCCGGGAACGCAGCCTCGCGGGCCGCACCACGTGGACCAATCCGACCGCCAACGGCATGGCAACCATCGGCGCCTCGATGACCGCCGAGAACGCCCGCATCGCTCATGACGCCGTCACCGCCTTGGCCGCCACGGCCTGTGAGCACGACACCCGCAGCCGTGACGCCCGAGCGAGCGACGCCTTTTACAGCCTCCTCACCGGCCAGGCATTCACCTGCGAATGCGGGCACAAAGACTGCACCGCCGACATCCCCGCTCCAGGGCAGCTGGCAACCGACACGGCAGGCCGAATCGTCGTCCACGTCGTCTGCGACGAGGCGACCGCCACCGACTCGGCCGACCATCCCGGATTCTTGGCCGGCCACGGCGTCATCAGCGCCGACCACGCCCGCGACATCATCAACCGCCCCGACTCGACCGTCCGGCCAGTCGCGGGACGCGCGGCGCCCGCCGACTCGTCCACGCCGGAGCTGCCGCTGTACCAGCCCACCAACCCGTACCGCCCGTCAGCGGCGCTCGATCTGTTCATCCGCATCCGCGATGGCTACTGCACGGTCCCCGGCTGCGACCGTCCGGCATTCGACGCCGAAATCGACCACGTCGTCGAATACGACCACGACTCGCCTGCCACCGGCGGACCCACCCACCCCGACTACCTCAACGCCAAGTGCAAGTTCCACCACCTGCTGAAGACCTTCAGCAACTGGGTCGACGACCAGCACACCGACGCCGACGGACACACCCGGACCACGTGGGCAACACCGGAACGGATCATCATCGACGGCCCGGCGGAGAACAACGCCGACCTATTCGGCGGCTTGGTGCGCTACCGATGGCGAACATCCGAAACATCGGCACAAACCGCGCCACCCACCACCCCCGACCGGCCCCGCCGAGTCAAGACGCGCACACAGCGCAAACATGAACGCCGCCGAGCCGAACGCACCCGCAACCGCCGGAGCCGCGAACGCTCACCACGGCAACCCGGCGATCCGCCGTTCTAG
- a CDS encoding ABC transporter ATP-binding protein, whose translation MSLSLSNVTLTYPDGDADRVTAVDDLSLAVRPGQVIALTGPSGCGKSSALAVAGTLIRPDSGDVEIDGVDVGELASRDAARIRRDKIGFVFQNDNLLPDLSVLEQLLLTAHLRGERPARHRDEAMGLLADVGLSGSEHKLPHQLSGGMRQRVNIARALMGPRRVLLIDEPTSALDQARGRAIVDLIVRLSKVRDLAALLVTHDLQSLDGGVDGVVHMLDGRLVDEDPAA comes from the coding sequence ATGAGCCTTTCCTTGTCGAACGTGACCCTCACCTACCCCGACGGCGACGCCGATCGCGTGACCGCCGTCGACGATCTGAGTCTGGCCGTCCGCCCCGGCCAGGTGATTGCGCTGACCGGACCATCAGGGTGCGGGAAGTCCAGTGCGCTGGCGGTCGCCGGCACACTCATCCGCCCCGACTCCGGAGATGTTGAGATCGATGGCGTCGACGTCGGCGAATTGGCCTCCCGGGATGCCGCCCGGATACGGCGGGACAAGATCGGCTTCGTCTTTCAGAACGACAATCTGCTCCCGGATCTGTCCGTGCTGGAGCAGCTACTGCTCACCGCCCACCTGCGTGGCGAGCGGCCCGCGCGGCATCGCGACGAGGCGATGGGCCTCCTCGCCGACGTCGGTCTCTCGGGCAGCGAGCACAAACTCCCGCACCAACTCTCCGGCGGTATGCGGCAGCGGGTGAACATCGCCCGCGCGCTGATGGGGCCGCGCCGGGTGCTGTTGATCGACGAACCGACGTCGGCGCTCGACCAGGCGCGCGGTCGCGCCATCGTCGATCTGATCGTGAGGCTCTCGAAGGTGCGCGACCTGGCGGCGCTCCTGGTCACCCATGACCTGCAGTCGTTGGACGGCGGCGTCGACGGCGTGGTGCACATGCTCGACGGACGCCTCGTCGACGAGGATCCGGCCGCCTGA